The following coding sequences are from one Mytilus trossulus isolate FHL-02 chromosome 8, PNRI_Mtr1.1.1.hap1, whole genome shotgun sequence window:
- the LOC134682009 gene encoding uncharacterized protein LOC134682009, with protein MLCKLILCLLPVAFAQVPIPHRPLGFVYKWGNASAPVDLDVYLDNLCPDSAETFPTIQKVADYYGPKQLRLRIHLFPLPYHHNSFLIAMGTRAVDQLTKTNMTYTWVQQIYNNIVKFSDVTLTQAQVVMKMTELAKSMGMLETEFMKLATDEMVNEDCRIAWKYACSRGVTGTPTFMINDVVVAADPAWTVSEWTKVVDPLLKKSSGVSRTRDCTGKKRCEYLPGKIECCKPGEACIPNVGCRC; from the exons ATGCTTTGTAAACTTATTTTGTGTTTACTACCTGTTGCATTTGCGCAAGTTCCGATACCGCACAGACCTTTAGGATTTGTGTACAAGTGGGGAAACGCCAGCGCTCCGGTAGATCTAGATGTATACCTTGACAATCTGTGCCCAGACAGCGCTGAAACCTTTCCAACAATACAGAAAGTAGCGGATTACTATGGACCAAAACAACTCAGACTTCGAATTCATCTCTTCCCGTTACCGTATCATCACAATTCATTCTTAATTGCAATg GGAACACGTGCTGTTGACCAGCtgacgaaaacaaatatgacatataCCTGGGTCCAACAAATATACAACAATATTGTCAAATTCTCCGATGTGACATTAACACAAGCACAAGTAGTCAT gAAAATGACTGAACTTGCAAAAAGCATGGGGATGTTAGAAACAGAATTCATGAAACTGGCAACTGATGAAATGGTTAACGAAGATTGCAGAATTGCATGGAAGTACGCATGCTCAA GAGGAGTTACTGGAACACCTACATTCATGATTAACGATGTAGTTGTAGCTGCAGATCCTGCATGGACAGTCTCCGAATGGACCAAAGTAGTCGATCCTTTACTCAAAAAATCATCGGGG GTATCAAGAACAAGAGATTGTACCGGAAAAAAGAGATGTGAATATCTTCCTGGGAAAATAGAGTGTTGTAAACCAGGGGAAGCTTGTATACCAAACGTTGGATGCCGCTGCTGA